In a genomic window of Lacrimispora sp. BS-2:
- a CDS encoding tyrosine phenol-lyase, which produces MDMMRFAPEPFKIKMVEPMGNLNKEERKEAIKTAGYNTFLLKSEECFIDLLTDSGTNAMSDRQWAGLMLGDEAYGGSRNFYHLEETVQELFGFKYVVPTHQGRGAENILSSLTIKPGDYVPGNMYFTTTRFHQEHNGATFRDVVIDEAHDPAAVLDFKGNVDLNKFQALIDEVGADKIPYICLAVTVNLAGGQPVSMANIKAVSEMAHKHGIMVMFDATRCVENAYFIKTREKGYEDKTIKEIVHELFSYGDGCTMSGKKDCLTNIGGFLCMNDKNLYIRATGMVVQYEGMPTYGGMAGRDMEAMAIGLRESMEYNYISHRVNQIRYLGEKLDAAGVPMVKPSGGHAIFVDARTFLDHLDQKTDFPAQALAAAVYEYSGVRTMERGIISAGRDIKTGEDHVPKLETIRLTIPRRVYTYAHLDYVADAIIQLYQMRHDISGLKWVYEPEVLRFFTGRFEPKNGELIKGF; this is translated from the coding sequence ATGGATATGATGAGATTTGCACCAGAACCTTTTAAAATTAAGATGGTGGAGCCTATGGGCAACCTTAACAAAGAAGAGAGAAAAGAAGCCATCAAGACAGCAGGATATAATACTTTCCTGCTAAAATCAGAGGAATGCTTTATTGATCTTCTGACAGATTCAGGAACAAATGCAATGAGCGACAGACAGTGGGCAGGACTGATGCTGGGTGATGAAGCCTACGGCGGATCCAGGAACTTTTACCATCTGGAGGAAACTGTGCAAGAATTATTTGGATTCAAATATGTAGTTCCTACTCATCAGGGACGGGGCGCAGAGAACATTCTGTCTTCTCTTACCATTAAGCCAGGCGACTATGTACCGGGCAACATGTATTTCACCACAACCCGCTTCCATCAGGAACACAATGGAGCTACCTTCCGCGACGTGGTTATTGACGAAGCTCATGATCCAGCCGCAGTCCTGGACTTCAAGGGCAATGTAGACTTAAATAAGTTCCAGGCTCTCATTGACGAAGTCGGCGCAGACAAGATTCCATATATCTGCCTTGCAGTTACTGTAAACCTGGCAGGCGGTCAGCCTGTTTCCATGGCTAACATAAAGGCCGTATCCGAGATGGCCCATAAACATGGCATTATGGTAATGTTTGATGCCACCAGGTGCGTGGAGAACGCATATTTCATCAAGACAAGAGAAAAAGGCTATGAGGATAAGACCATCAAGGAGATTGTTCACGAATTGTTCTCCTACGGCGATGGCTGCACCATGTCCGGTAAGAAAGACTGCCTGACCAATATCGGCGGATTCCTGTGCATGAATGACAAAAATTTATATATCCGTGCAACTGGAATGGTCGTCCAGTATGAAGGTATGCCTACCTACGGTGGAATGGCAGGAAGAGATATGGAAGCTATGGCAATTGGCCTTAGAGAGTCAATGGAATACAACTACATCAGTCACCGCGTAAATCAGATCCGTTACCTTGGCGAGAAGCTGGACGCTGCAGGAGTTCCTATGGTTAAGCCCAGCGGTGGTCATGCGATTTTCGTAGATGCCCGTACATTCTTAGACCATCTGGATCAGAAAACGGACTTCCCGGCACAGGCTCTGGCGGCAGCTGTTTACGAGTACTCCGGGGTTAGAACCATGGAGCGCGGCATTATCTCCGCAGGAAGAGACATTAAGACAGGAGAGGACCATGTGCCGAAGCTGGAGACAATCCGCCTCACCATTCCGAGAAGGGTTTATACATATGCACATCTGGACTATGTTGCTGACGCAATAATCCAGTTGTATCAGATGAGACATGATATCAGCGGCCTTAAATGGGTATATGAGCCAGAAGTTCTGCGTTTCTTCACCGGACGCTTTGAACCAAAGAATGGAGAGTTAATTAAGGGATTCTGA
- the asd gene encoding aspartate-semialdehyde dehydrogenase gives MEKKLRVGVLGATGMVGQRFISLLENHPWYEVVTVAASPRSAGRAYEEAVGDRWKMTTPMPESVKKLTVMNVNEVEAVAASVDFVFSAVDMTKEEIKAIEEAYAKTGTPVVSNNSAHRWTADVPMVVPEINPEHFEVIEDQKKRLGTDRGFIVVKPNCSIQSYAPVLTAWKEFEPYEVVATTYQAISGAGKTFKDWPEMVENIIPYIGGEEEKSEQEPLRLWGKVENGEIVKASEPVITCQCIRVPVLNGHTAAVFVKFRKKPTKEELIDRIVNFKGLPQELKLPSAPKQFIQYLEEDNRPQVNLDVDFEKGMGISVGRLREDSVYDYKFVGLSHNTVRGAAGGAVLSAELLTAKGYIKAKE, from the coding sequence ATGGAAAAAAAATTGCGAGTTGGCGTTTTAGGAGCAACCGGTATGGTGGGACAGAGATTTATTTCTCTTCTTGAGAACCATCCATGGTATGAGGTGGTGACAGTGGCAGCAAGTCCTCGTTCTGCTGGCAGAGCTTATGAGGAAGCAGTAGGTGACCGTTGGAAAATGACCACTCCAATGCCTGAGTCCGTAAAAAAGTTGACTGTTATGAATGTAAATGAAGTGGAAGCGGTTGCCGCCAGTGTTGATTTTGTTTTCAGCGCCGTAGATATGACAAAGGAAGAAATTAAGGCCATTGAGGAAGCTTATGCAAAGACCGGTACGCCGGTAGTATCCAATAACAGCGCCCATCGCTGGACAGCCGATGTCCCTATGGTGGTGCCGGAGATCAACCCTGAGCATTTTGAAGTCATTGAGGATCAGAAAAAGCGTCTGGGTACGGATCGGGGATTCATCGTGGTAAAGCCCAATTGTTCCATTCAAAGCTATGCCCCTGTTTTAACGGCATGGAAGGAATTTGAGCCATATGAAGTGGTTGCTACCACCTATCAGGCAATTTCAGGAGCAGGAAAGACCTTTAAGGACTGGCCGGAGATGGTAGAAAACATCATTCCTTATATAGGAGGAGAAGAAGAAAAGAGCGAGCAGGAGCCTCTTCGTCTCTGGGGAAAGGTTGAAAACGGAGAGATCGTGAAAGCAAGTGAGCCTGTAATCACCTGTCAGTGCATCCGGGTACCAGTATTAAACGGACATACAGCGGCTGTATTCGTAAAGTTCCGCAAAAAACCGACCAAAGAGGAATTGATTGACCGCATCGTGAATTTTAAGGGCCTTCCTCAGGAACTGAAACTTCCAAGCGCTCCCAAACAGTTCATACAGTATTTAGAAGAAGACAACCGTCCTCAGGTAAACCTTGATGTGGATTTTGAAAAAGGAATGGGAATTTCCGTAGGACGTTTAAGAGAAGATTCGGTTTACGATTATAAGTTTGTGGGCCTTTCCCACAACACGGTCCGCGGAGCGGCCGGCGGTGCGGTTCTGTCCGCAGAGCTTTTAACCGCAAAGGGATATATCAAAGCCAAGGAATGA
- a CDS encoding aldose epimerase family protein, translated as MAYKKELWGNVQGGREVYLYTLVNKNGVSASFTNLGAVWVNMNMPDRGGNMVDVVLGFDSADEYLLNPPHFGAPIGRNANRIAGAKFSINGKEYRLKANNGPNNLHSGPDLYQSRLWDSEAEENDLGTSVSFSLFSPDGDQGFPGNANITVTYTLTPDNSLEISYHMICDADTVANFTNHSYFNLDGQGSTDAMKQRVWIDGDAYTRADKGSIPTGEITSVKGTPMDFTVMKPIEQDIHEEYEALIYGGGYDHNWVLNHLPGEVSLCAASESDKTGIRMEVYTDLPGMQFYTANFLNGIKGKGGAVYEKRCCYCFETQYYPDSVNKPEFQSPVLKAGEEYKTTTIYKFSNIK; from the coding sequence ATGGCATACAAGAAAGAACTTTGGGGAAATGTGCAAGGTGGAAGGGAAGTGTATTTGTATACACTGGTAAATAAAAACGGAGTTTCCGCTTCTTTCACAAATCTGGGTGCAGTTTGGGTCAACATGAATATGCCTGACAGGGGTGGAAACATGGTTGATGTGGTCCTGGGATTTGACAGTGCAGATGAGTATCTTTTAAATCCGCCTCACTTTGGAGCTCCCATTGGAAGGAACGCCAACCGCATTGCAGGCGCGAAATTCAGCATCAATGGAAAAGAGTACAGGCTGAAAGCCAATAATGGACCTAACAATCTTCACAGCGGTCCGGATCTTTATCAGAGCCGTCTTTGGGACAGTGAGGCAGAGGAAAATGATCTGGGAACCAGTGTCAGCTTTTCCCTCTTTTCACCGGATGGAGACCAGGGATTCCCTGGGAATGCAAACATTACCGTAACCTATACTCTTACACCGGATAACAGCCTTGAGATTTCCTACCATATGATCTGTGATGCAGATACCGTAGCAAACTTTACCAATCACAGTTATTTCAATCTGGACGGCCAGGGCAGCACAGATGCCATGAAGCAGCGTGTCTGGATTGACGGAGATGCTTATACGAGAGCGGATAAAGGTTCCATTCCCACCGGTGAGATCACTTCTGTTAAGGGAACTCCCATGGATTTCACTGTGATGAAACCCATTGAGCAGGATATCCATGAGGAATATGAGGCCCTGATATACGGCGGAGGTTATGACCATAACTGGGTCTTAAACCACCTGCCAGGTGAGGTTTCCCTGTGTGCCGCATCGGAGTCAGATAAGACAGGCATCCGGATGGAGGTTTATACAGATCTCCCGGGAATGCAGTTTTACACTGCAAACTTCTTAAATGGAATAAAGGGCAAAGGCGGAGCGGTATACGAAAAACGCTGCTGCTATTGCTTTGAAACCCAGTATTATCCAGATTCTGTGAATAAGCCGGAATTCCAGTCTCCAGTCTTAAAGGCCGGCGAAGAATACAAGACAACAACCATTTACAAGTTCTCCAATATAAAATAG
- a CDS encoding DNA gyrase subunit B — MAKAQYNADSITVLEGLEAVRKRPGMYIGSVGTKGLNHLIYEIVDNAVDEHLAGYCNQIWVTLESDGSCTVKDAGRGIPVEMHKKGISAERVVLSTLHAGGKFDNDAYKTSGGLHGVGSSVVNALSAHMKIKIYKNGLIHYDEYERGIPTVELVDGLLPTLGKAKESGTEINFLPDGEIFEKIRFKAEWLKSRLHETAYLNPELRITYTNKRQGEEETVIYHEPDGIIAYVRELNTGKEAIHDPIYFKGTLDKVEVEAALQFVDTFEENILGFCNNIFTQEGGTHLAGFKTRFTQMINNYARELGILKEKDANFTGADTRNGLTAVVAVKHPDPIFEGQTKTKLASADATKAVFTVAGDELQRYFDRNLEVLKAVIGCAEKSAKIRKAEEKAKTNMLSKSRFSFDSNGKLANCESRDAKECEIFIVEGDSAGGSAKTARNRQYQAILPIRGKILNVEKASMDKVLANGEIKTMINTFGCGFSEGYGNDFDISKLRYHKIILMTDADVDGSHIDTLLLTFLYRFMPELIYNGHVFIAMPPLFKVVPKRGEEQYLYDEKELERYRRTHTGEFTLQRYKGLGEMDAEQLWETTLDPERRVLKQVEIEDARMASEITEMLMGSDVPPRRQFIYEHADEAEIDA; from the coding sequence ATGGCAAAAGCACAGTATAATGCGGACAGTATTACCGTTTTAGAAGGCCTTGAGGCGGTTCGAAAACGTCCGGGCATGTATATAGGAAGCGTTGGGACAAAGGGACTGAACCATTTGATTTATGAAATTGTAGATAATGCGGTGGATGAGCATCTTGCCGGTTACTGCAATCAGATATGGGTCACCCTGGAATCGGATGGGTCTTGTACCGTAAAGGATGCAGGACGTGGAATTCCGGTGGAGATGCACAAAAAGGGAATATCGGCAGAACGTGTGGTGCTGTCTACCCTTCATGCAGGCGGTAAATTTGATAATGATGCCTATAAGACCAGCGGCGGCCTTCACGGAGTCGGTTCCTCGGTTGTGAACGCCCTGTCTGCCCACATGAAAATTAAAATATATAAGAATGGTCTGATTCATTACGACGAATATGAGCGGGGCATACCAACGGTAGAACTGGTGGATGGCCTGCTTCCCACGTTAGGGAAAGCAAAGGAGTCAGGAACAGAGATCAACTTTCTACCGGATGGGGAGATATTTGAAAAGATCCGTTTTAAAGCGGAATGGTTAAAAAGCCGTCTTCATGAAACCGCGTATTTGAATCCGGAGCTTCGTATTACCTATACTAACAAAAGGCAGGGAGAAGAGGAAACCGTTATTTATCATGAGCCGGATGGAATTATCGCTTATGTAAGGGAATTAAATACCGGGAAGGAAGCCATTCACGATCCGATTTATTTTAAGGGAACCCTGGATAAGGTTGAAGTAGAGGCTGCTCTGCAGTTTGTGGATACCTTTGAGGAGAACATTCTTGGCTTCTGTAACAATATTTTCACCCAGGAAGGGGGAACCCACCTGGCTGGATTTAAGACCCGTTTCACGCAGATGATCAACAACTATGCAAGGGAACTGGGTATTTTAAAAGAAAAGGATGCCAATTTTACAGGAGCGGATACGAGAAATGGTTTGACGGCCGTTGTAGCGGTAAAGCATCCGGATCCTATTTTTGAAGGACAGACCAAGACAAAGCTTGCAAGTGCCGACGCCACAAAGGCAGTATTCACTGTGGCAGGAGATGAGCTGCAGCGGTATTTTGACCGGAATCTGGAAGTGTTAAAGGCAGTGATCGGCTGTGCGGAAAAGTCTGCGAAGATCCGTAAAGCAGAAGAGAAGGCAAAGACTAACATGCTTTCCAAATCAAGGTTTTCCTTTGACAGCAACGGAAAACTGGCAAACTGTGAAAGCCGTGATGCAAAAGAATGTGAAATTTTTATCGTAGAGGGAGATTCTGCAGGCGGTTCCGCCAAAACAGCCCGTAACAGGCAGTATCAGGCCATCCTTCCTATCCGTGGTAAGATACTGAACGTGGAGAAGGCGTCTATGGACAAGGTACTGGCCAATGGGGAGATCAAGACTATGATCAATACCTTTGGCTGCGGCTTTTCGGAAGGGTACGGCAATGATTTTGATATTTCAAAGCTGCGTTACCATAAAATCATCCTTATGACCGATGCCGATGTGGATGGCAGCCATATTGATACCCTTCTTCTCACCTTTTTGTACCGGTTTATGCCGGAGCTTATTTATAACGGCCATGTGTTTATAGCCATGCCGCCTCTGTTTAAGGTGGTTCCAAAGCGGGGAGAAGAACAGTACCTTTATGATGAAAAGGAGCTGGAGCGCTACCGCAGGACCCATACGGGAGAATTTACCCTGCAGCGGTATAAGGGACTTGGAGAAATGGATGCAGAACAGCTGTGGGAAACCACTCTGGACCCTGAAAGGCGGGTGTTAAAACAGGTGGAAATCGAAGATGCCCGTATGGCTTCGGAAATTACCGAAATGCTCATGGGAAGCGATGTGCCTCCAAGGCGGCAGTTTATTTATGAGCATGCGGATGAAGCTGAGATTGACGCGTAA
- a CDS encoding DMT family transporter, giving the protein MKKQNGNGIKALSVLGLIITTIIWGSGFVVMKNSVEVVTPVYLLALRFTIASAALVAVFWKRVKKICKTDMMCGGLLGVFLFVSYFFQTYGLKYTTASKNAFITTLYVILVPFLHWFYNRKKPSRNNVAAAGMAVLGLALLSLEGNLSVNAGDLMTLVCGFFFAFHIVFIDRYTVDHDPIILTVIQMVVAAILSWAIAPFLEGSLDLTVIDPSMMTGLLYLGIFGTMICFLLQNMGQKHLTPNTSSIILSFEAVFGLTFSVLFLGEQVTRKLAAGCVLMFASVILSEYKRKGSAKA; this is encoded by the coding sequence ATGAAAAAACAGAACGGAAATGGAATCAAGGCGCTGTCTGTCTTAGGTCTGATTATAACAACCATCATATGGGGCAGCGGCTTTGTTGTGATGAAGAATTCGGTGGAAGTGGTTACTCCGGTCTACTTGCTGGCTTTACGTTTTACTATTGCTTCTGCTGCTCTGGTGGCCGTATTCTGGAAACGGGTGAAAAAGATCTGTAAAACAGATATGATGTGCGGCGGACTTTTAGGCGTATTTTTGTTTGTCAGTTATTTTTTTCAGACCTATGGGCTTAAATATACCACTGCCAGTAAAAATGCCTTTATCACTACATTATACGTGATTCTGGTGCCGTTTCTCCATTGGTTTTATAACAGAAAAAAGCCTTCCCGGAACAACGTGGCAGCAGCAGGGATGGCAGTGCTGGGGCTTGCCCTGTTGTCCCTGGAAGGAAACTTATCGGTGAATGCTGGCGATCTGATGACTTTGGTATGTGGCTTTTTCTTTGCGTTTCACATTGTTTTTATTGACCGTTATACCGTAGATCATGATCCCATTATTCTGACTGTGATCCAGATGGTGGTGGCGGCAATATTAAGCTGGGCAATAGCTCCGTTTCTGGAAGGTTCCTTAGATTTAACCGTGATCGACCCTTCTATGATGACTGGTTTGCTGTATCTGGGGATTTTTGGGACCATGATCTGTTTTCTTCTGCAGAATATGGGACAAAAGCATCTGACTCCCAATACTTCTTCCATCATTTTATCTTTTGAAGCCGTATTCGGACTGACGTTTTCCGTCCTGTTTCTGGGGGAACAGGTGACGAGAAAATTGGCTGCAGGATGTGTGCTGATGTTCGCCTCTGTTATCTTATCTGAGTATAAAAGGAAAGGCTCCGCAAAAGCATAG
- a CDS encoding alanine/glycine:cation symporter family protein, with protein MQLFEWLVHCIVKIVMALNNLLWGDMFILEFSNGETKFGISLLVILLIPAGLYFTIKTRFLPFRLFPEMIRATLRKKTGEDQNSISGLQALIIATATRVGMGNLAGVVAAISFGGAGAVFWMWVTAIIGSSTSFIESTLAQIYKEKDPLYGGYRGGPAYFMDRIRFITKVKHEDIFVKDVQKEAEYVAMDGNTYYIKGCKCTFLGIAFALSGLLCWAGISQVIGNSVSTAFKNAFGIPQLTTTVVLVAVSACIVLRKNATVKVLDKVVPIMACAYIAITFFIIARNITQLPAVFGTIFSQAFGLKPLVGGGLGAVVMNGVKRGLFSNEAGSGSAPCAAAAAEVDHPVTQGLIQSLGVFIDTLAICSCTAFLMLLAPAEVIGGLEGMDLLQGAMNYHLGRFGVVFIAIILFLFSFSTFIGILYYARSNVAYIFKDTWAAQTGYKIFALVMLFVGGIAAYSFVWDLGDLGVGLMTIFNMLAIIPLSGQAIASLKDYEKNFSIKKKNKIILKEES; from the coding sequence ATGCAACTATTTGAATGGCTGGTGCATTGCATCGTAAAGATTGTAATGGCACTCAATAACCTGTTGTGGGGCGACATGTTCATTCTGGAATTTTCAAATGGTGAAACCAAGTTCGGCATATCATTGCTGGTAATCCTGTTGATTCCCGCAGGACTATATTTCACTATAAAAACGAGATTCCTGCCATTCCGGCTTTTTCCTGAAATGATTCGGGCGACTTTGAGGAAAAAAACAGGAGAGGATCAGAATTCAATTTCCGGTCTTCAGGCACTGATTATCGCCACGGCCACCCGCGTGGGTATGGGGAACCTGGCAGGCGTGGTAGCGGCTATTTCCTTTGGTGGGGCAGGTGCAGTATTCTGGATGTGGGTGACTGCTATTATAGGTTCGTCTACTTCATTCATAGAATCAACACTGGCGCAGATTTACAAAGAAAAAGATCCCCTCTATGGAGGATACAGAGGTGGACCTGCCTACTTCATGGACAGAATCCGGTTTATTACAAAGGTGAAGCATGAAGATATCTTTGTAAAGGATGTGCAGAAGGAAGCAGAATATGTGGCAATGGACGGCAACACGTATTACATAAAGGGGTGCAAGTGCACATTCCTTGGAATTGCATTTGCGCTTTCAGGTCTGCTTTGCTGGGCAGGTATCAGCCAGGTAATCGGGAACTCGGTTTCAACTGCCTTTAAAAATGCATTTGGTATTCCTCAGTTGACCACTACTGTGGTTCTGGTTGCAGTTTCTGCATGTATCGTGCTCCGCAAGAATGCTACCGTGAAGGTGCTCGACAAGGTCGTACCAATTATGGCATGCGCCTATATCGCAATTACGTTTTTTATCATTGCCAGGAACATTACTCAGCTTCCCGCTGTGTTTGGCACCATATTTTCTCAGGCATTTGGACTAAAGCCTCTGGTAGGAGGAGGATTGGGAGCCGTTGTCATGAATGGAGTAAAGCGCGGACTTTTTTCTAATGAAGCCGGAAGCGGCTCCGCTCCCTGTGCAGCAGCGGCTGCCGAGGTGGATCACCCGGTAACGCAGGGACTGATTCAGTCTCTGGGCGTTTTCATTGATACCCTGGCAATCTGCAGCTGTACCGCATTTCTGATGCTTTTGGCACCGGCTGAGGTTATAGGAGGATTAGAGGGAATGGATCTTTTGCAGGGAGCCATGAACTATCACTTAGGCAGATTCGGAGTTGTTTTTATCGCAATTATCCTGTTCCTGTTCAGCTTTTCTACGTTTATTGGCATTCTATACTATGCACGCAGTAATGTGGCTTATATTTTCAAGGATACATGGGCAGCTCAGACAGGATACAAGATTTTCGCACTGGTGATGCTATTTGTCGGCGGAATCGCTGCATACAGCTTTGTGTGGGATTTAGGAGATCTTGGAGTAGGGCTGATGACCATTTTCAATATGCTGGCAATCATTCCGTTGTCAGGCCAGGCAATTGCATCCCTTAAGGATTACGAAAAGAATTTTTCAATTAAAAAGAAAAATAAAATCATTTTAAAGGAGGAATCATAA
- a CDS encoding DNA topoisomerase (ATP-hydrolyzing): MAEKIIKTEYSEEMQKSYMNYSMSVITARAIPDARDGLKPVQRRVLYDMSELRLNHDKPHRKSARIVGDTMGKYHPHGDSSIYETLVVMSQIFKKGMPLVNGHGNFGSIEGDGAAAMRYTEARLEKFAEEVYLKDLDKTVDFVPNYDETEKEPEVLPVRVPNLLINGAEGIAVGMSTSIPPHNLGEVIDAVRAYIDKPDITIKELMEYLPGPDFPTGGIIANKSDLPAIYETGVGKIKLRGKIEVELGKRKADKDKLVITEIPYTMVGAGINKFLIDVADLVESKKLTDVVDISNQSNKDGIRIVLELRKDADVDRIRNILYKKTKLEDTFGVNMLAIAGGRPETLDLKGILKNYLDFQYENATRKYQTLLEKELEKKEIREGLIKACDVIDLIIAVLRGSKNLKDAKNCLMTGDISNINFRVKGFEEDAKKLCFTEKQAGAILEMRLYKLIGLEILQLEKEYKETLAKIAEYEKILSSRKNMDAVIKKDLDNIKAEYATPRRTLIEDGREAVYEEEAVAISEVAFVMDRFGYCKVLDKNTYERNKETIETENPHVVNCFNTDKICIFTNTGNLHQVKILDIPGGKLRDKGTPIDNLSKFDGTREEIIYLCHAQGLKGRKLLFATRQALVKLVPGEEFETNNRTVAATKLQDEDGVISVQLVEGQTDVVLQTSADVFLRFQVEEIPEMKKNARGVRGIKLAPGEELETVHLLGEDPIIHYKEKEVHLNRLKIGKRDGKGSKVRL, encoded by the coding sequence ATGGCAGAAAAAATCATTAAAACAGAATATTCCGAGGAAATGCAGAAGAGCTACATGAATTATTCCATGAGCGTCATCACAGCCAGAGCGATCCCGGATGCAAGAGATGGATTAAAGCCGGTGCAGCGGCGAGTATTATATGATATGAGCGAGCTTCGGTTAAACCATGATAAGCCCCACAGGAAGTCGGCGCGTATCGTGGGTGATACCATGGGTAAATATCATCCCCATGGGGACAGCTCCATTTATGAAACGTTGGTAGTCATGTCCCAGATATTTAAAAAGGGGATGCCTCTGGTCAATGGCCACGGAAACTTCGGCTCCATTGAGGGGGACGGAGCAGCGGCCATGCGTTACACGGAAGCCAGGCTGGAGAAATTTGCAGAGGAAGTCTATTTAAAGGACCTGGATAAGACGGTTGATTTTGTACCCAATTACGATGAAACGGAAAAGGAACCGGAAGTCCTTCCTGTGCGGGTTCCCAATCTGCTGATCAACGGGGCGGAAGGAATTGCAGTAGGTATGAGCACCAGCATTCCTCCCCATAACCTTGGTGAAGTTATCGATGCAGTCCGGGCATATATAGACAAACCGGATATTACCATAAAAGAATTAATGGAATATCTGCCTGGACCGGATTTTCCTACTGGCGGCATCATCGCAAATAAAAGCGATTTGCCTGCTATCTACGAAACCGGCGTAGGAAAAATCAAGCTCAGAGGCAAAATTGAGGTGGAACTTGGAAAACGGAAGGCAGATAAGGATAAGCTGGTAATCACTGAGATCCCCTATACCATGGTGGGAGCCGGGATCAATAAATTCCTGATTGATGTGGCAGACCTGGTTGAGAGCAAAAAGCTTACGGATGTGGTGGACATTTCCAACCAGTCCAACAAAGACGGGATCAGGATCGTTCTGGAGCTGAGAAAGGATGCGGATGTGGACAGAATCCGCAACATCCTCTATAAGAAGACAAAGCTGGAGGATACCTTTGGTGTCAACATGCTTGCCATTGCAGGAGGGCGCCCGGAAACTCTGGATTTAAAGGGAATTCTTAAAAATTACCTGGATTTCCAATATGAAAATGCCACCAGAAAGTACCAGACCCTTTTGGAAAAAGAGCTGGAAAAGAAAGAGATCAGGGAAGGCCTTATAAAAGCCTGTGATGTCATTGATTTGATCATCGCAGTTTTGAGAGGTTCCAAGAACTTAAAAGACGCCAAAAACTGTCTGATGACCGGAGATATCTCCAACATAAACTTCCGGGTCAAAGGATTTGAAGAGGATGCGAAAAAGCTGTGCTTTACGGAAAAACAGGCGGGAGCCATTCTGGAAATGCGCCTTTATAAGCTGATTGGCTTAGAGATTCTCCAACTGGAAAAGGAGTATAAGGAAACGCTGGCAAAAATCGCTGAATATGAAAAAATCCTGTCCAGCCGCAAGAACATGGATGCGGTCATTAAAAAAGACCTGGACAATATCAAAGCAGAATATGCAACTCCAAGAAGGACCCTTATTGAGGATGGAAGGGAAGCTGTTTATGAAGAAGAGGCAGTTGCCATATCAGAGGTCGCCTTTGTCATGGACCGGTTCGGCTACTGTAAGGTGCTTGATAAGAATACGTATGAAAGAAATAAAGAAACCATTGAAACAGAGAATCCTCATGTGGTAAACTGCTTTAATACGGATAAAATATGTATCTTTACCAATACGGGTAATTTACATCAGGTGAAGATTCTGGATATCCCTGGCGGCAAGCTGCGGGATAAAGGAACGCCTATTGATAATCTGAGCAAGTTTGACGGGACCAGGGAAGAGATCATATACTTATGTCATGCACAGGGCCTAAAGGGCCGTAAATTATTGTTCGCCACCAGACAGGCTCTTGTAAAGCTGGTGCCGGGCGAGGAATTTGAAACAAATAACAGGACCGTAGCAGCTACCAAGCTTCAGGATGAGGATGGGGTCATCAGTGTCCAGCTTGTGGAAGGACAGACGGATGTGGTGCTTCAAACATCGGCAGACGTATTTTTGCGTTTCCAGGTAGAGGAGATCCCTGAGATGAAGAAGAATGCCAGAGGCGTGCGGGGAATCAAGCTGGCGCCCGGTGAGGAGCTGGAGACCGTGCATCTTTTAGGCGAGGATCCTATCATTCATTATAAGGAAAAAGAGGTCCACTTAAACCGGCTGAAGATTGGAAAACGTGACGGAAAGGGCAGCAAGGTACGCCTTTAA
- a CDS encoding acylphosphatase, with protein MEKWDKIRKHVYVSGRVQGVGFRFRTQQLARGLGLTGWVRNLDDGQVEMEVQGREAEIDRLLDSLRQDRYIVIDSFQAVRIPLSEEKGFQIRY; from the coding sequence ATGGAAAAATGGGATAAAATCCGAAAGCACGTATATGTCAGCGGACGGGTTCAGGGAGTGGGCTTTCGTTTCCGGACCCAGCAGCTTGCCCGGGGGCTTGGCCTTACAGGTTGGGTGAGAAACTTAGATGACGGACAGGTGGAAATGGAAGTGCAGGGGCGGGAAGCTGAAATAGACCGTCTGCTAGACAGTTTAAGGCAGGACCGTTATATTGTGATTGACAGCTTTCAGGCAGTACGAATCCCGCTGTCGGAAGAAAAAGGATTTCAGATAAGGTATTAA
- a CDS encoding cold shock domain-containing protein, with the protein MYKGTVKWFNAQKGFGFICDEEGNDIFVHFSGLAMDGYKSLEDGQSVTFETINGNRGLQAVNVHVA; encoded by the coding sequence ATGTATAAAGGTACAGTGAAATGGTTTAATGCACAAAAAGGGTTCGGTTTTATTTGCGATGAAGAGGGCAATGATATATTCGTTCATTTCTCCGGTCTTGCTATGGACGGCTACAAGTCTTTAGAAGATGGTCAGTCTGTCACTTTCGAAACAATCAACGGTAATCGTGGTTTACAGGCCGTTAATGTACACGTCGCATAA